One window of the Chryseobacterium sp. CY350 genome contains the following:
- a CDS encoding BspA family leucine-rich repeat surface protein, translated as MKKFVLFIVILISFQLAKAQNEFITVWKPTGINTGFVTNVTGENPSTSSQIWFPGTGLNYTIEWEEVNYPQHNATMTNVTSIGKILLSFGTPLNPNPSQATYKVKVSNGNGVFNQIKFASAAINPAGAITWSHHGNSDKLLEISQWGNIQWQTMYNAFSHCRYMQMTAIDTPNLSAVEDASFMFYNDNTFTGNTSMANWNTSNIKNFSYMFSNMAILQIPDNFNAPISAWNTSNATNFHRMFENRLAFNQNLNSWNTSNVTDMSYMFSGTQVFNQPLSNWNTSNVTDMKWMFHFNPNFNQPLNSWDISKVTDISHMFHGCTAFNQPLNNWNTSMVTDINTVFSSASSFNQSLQTWNLPSLTSGILALFASGLDCDHYSDTLFGWGNNPNTANNINLGFLTPFTYSVDVIPQRNILLGKGWLITGDNVGECRKLSTHESMIKNTGSIYPNPAENFIYLKNIKNAESYIITDLSGRMISKEVLAKDYINIQHLSPGNYILQILTQEKIQTFKVIKK; from the coding sequence ATGAAAAAATTTGTACTTTTTATCGTCATATTGATATCTTTTCAGCTAGCAAAGGCACAAAATGAGTTTATTACAGTCTGGAAACCTACAGGAATCAATACCGGCTTTGTAACGAATGTGACAGGCGAAAACCCTTCCACGTCGAGCCAAATCTGGTTTCCCGGAACAGGACTCAATTACACCATTGAGTGGGAAGAGGTGAATTATCCTCAGCATAACGCAACAATGACGAATGTAACTTCTATCGGAAAAATTCTTTTAAGTTTCGGTACGCCTCTTAATCCAAATCCCTCACAAGCTACTTACAAAGTAAAAGTAAGCAATGGAAACGGCGTCTTTAATCAGATTAAATTCGCCTCTGCTGCAATAAACCCAGCAGGAGCAATAACATGGAGTCATCATGGAAATTCTGATAAATTGCTGGAAATTTCACAATGGGGAAACATCCAATGGCAAACAATGTACAACGCATTTTCACATTGTAGATACATGCAGATGACGGCTATAGATACACCAAATCTTTCTGCTGTAGAAGACGCATCTTTCATGTTTTATAATGATAATACATTCACAGGAAATACTTCAATGGCAAACTGGAATACTTCAAACATTAAAAACTTCAGCTACATGTTTTCAAATATGGCAATATTGCAGATTCCTGATAATTTTAATGCGCCCATTAGTGCATGGAATACTTCAAATGCTACAAATTTCCACAGAATGTTTGAAAACAGACTTGCATTTAATCAAAATCTAAATAGCTGGAATACATCAAACGTTACAGATATGAGCTATATGTTTTCCGGAACTCAGGTTTTTAATCAGCCTTTGAGCAACTGGAATACATCAAACGTAACTGATATGAAGTGGATGTTCCACTTTAATCCAAACTTCAATCAGCCTCTTAATAGCTGGGACATTTCAAAAGTAACTGATATTTCTCATATGTTTCACGGTTGCACAGCTTTTAATCAACCTCTTAACAATTGGAATACGAGCATGGTCACCGACATTAATACTGTATTTTCATCTGCATCAAGTTTTAATCAAAGCCTTCAAACCTGGAATCTTCCTTCGCTTACATCCGGAATATTGGCGCTTTTCGCTTCAGGTCTAGATTGTGATCATTATAGTGATACACTTTTTGGGTGGGGAAATAATCCGAATACTGCCAATAATATCAATTTAGGTTTTTTAACACCATTCACGTACTCCGTTGATGTTATTCCGCAGAGAAATATTCTTCTTGGAAAAGGATGGCTTATTACAGGCGATAACGTTGGAGAATGCAGAAAATTATCTACTCATGAAAGTATGATAAAAAATACAGGTTCAATATATCCTAATCCTGCTGAAAATTTTATTTATCTTAAAAATATCAAGAATGCTGAAAGCTATATCATCACAGATCTCAGCGGAAGAATGATCTCAAAAGAAGTTCTGGCGAAAGATTACATCAACATTCAGCATCTTTCACCCGGAAATTATATTTTACAGATTTTAACCCAAGAAAAAATTCAGACTTTTAAAGTCATTAAAAAATAA
- the yiaA gene encoding inner membrane protein YiaA, whose protein sequence is MKKQGVSNAFVAASWVALGAGMVGYIVGLVRAEMQLNEKGYYFTILLYGLFAVVSLQKAVRDRMENIKVTDIYYGICWFATLSSIVLLTVGLFNATILPSEKGFYAFAFLLALFGAIAVQKNTRDNMMED, encoded by the coding sequence ATGAAAAAACAAGGAGTATCTAATGCATTTGTAGCCGCGTCGTGGGTGGCCCTCGGAGCCGGAATGGTAGGCTACATTGTCGGTTTAGTAAGAGCAGAAATGCAGTTGAATGAAAAAGGATATTATTTTACAATCCTTCTTTACGGATTATTTGCTGTAGTCTCTCTACAAAAAGCGGTTCGTGACAGAATGGAAAACATAAAAGTAACAGACATCTACTACGGAATCTGCTGGTTTGCTACTTTATCTTCAATAGTTTTGCTGACGGTAGGTTTGTTTAATGCTACTATTTTACCTAGTGAGAAAGGATTTTACGCTTTTGCATTTTTGCTGGCACTCTTCGGCGCAATTGCTGTGCAGAAAAATACCCGTGACAATATGATGGAAGACTAA
- the ahcY gene encoding adenosylhomocysteinase — translation MSTTTQYIPYKVKDISLAEWGRKEITLAEAEMPGLMSIREEYGPSQPLKGARIAGCLHMTIQTAVLIETLTALGAEVTWSSCNIFSTQDHAAAAIAAAGIPVYAWKGLNEEEFDWCIEQTLFFGEDRKPLNMILDDGGDLTNMVFDRYPEFTKDIKGLSEETTTGVHRLYERMKNGTLVMPAINVNDSVTKSKFDNKYGCKESAVDAVRRATDIMLAGKRVVVCGYGDVGKGTAASFRGAGSIVTVTEIDPICALQAAMDGFEVKKLDTVVDNADIVITTTGNFNIVRKEHFLKLKDKAIVCNIGHFDNEIDMAWLNENYGHTKSEVKPQVDIYTLEEGKEVIILAEGRLVNLGCATGHPSFVMSNSFSNQTLAQIELWTNSEAYGNEVYMLPKHLDEKVAELHLKKLSVELETLTPEQANYIGVDVKGPYKPEYYRY, via the coding sequence ATGAGTACTACAACACAATACATTCCTTATAAAGTTAAGGATATCTCTCTGGCAGAATGGGGAAGAAAAGAAATTACACTTGCAGAAGCAGAAATGCCAGGTTTGATGTCAATCCGTGAAGAATACGGGCCGTCTCAGCCATTGAAAGGTGCAAGAATCGCAGGATGTCTTCACATGACCATTCAGACTGCAGTTTTGATCGAAACTTTAACTGCGCTTGGAGCTGAAGTAACTTGGTCTTCATGTAATATTTTCTCTACGCAAGATCACGCTGCTGCTGCTATTGCTGCTGCCGGAATTCCTGTTTACGCATGGAAAGGTCTTAATGAAGAAGAATTTGACTGGTGTATCGAGCAAACTCTATTCTTCGGCGAAGACAGAAAACCATTGAACATGATTCTTGATGACGGTGGAGATTTAACAAATATGGTTTTTGACAGATATCCTGAATTCACCAAAGATATTAAAGGACTTTCTGAAGAAACTACTACCGGAGTTCACAGATTGTACGAAAGAATGAAAAACGGAACTTTGGTAATGCCTGCAATCAACGTAAATGATTCTGTTACTAAATCTAAGTTTGACAACAAATACGGATGTAAAGAATCTGCTGTAGATGCTGTAAGAAGAGCTACAGACATTATGTTAGCGGGTAAGAGAGTTGTAGTTTGCGGATACGGAGACGTTGGTAAAGGTACTGCTGCTTCTTTCAGAGGTGCTGGTTCTATCGTTACTGTAACTGAAATTGACCCTATTTGTGCTTTACAAGCTGCAATGGATGGTTTTGAAGTTAAAAAATTGGATACTGTTGTTGATAACGCAGATATCGTAATTACTACAACTGGTAACTTTAACATCGTAAGAAAAGAGCATTTCTTAAAATTAAAAGATAAGGCAATCGTTTGTAACATCGGTCACTTCGATAACGAAATCGATATGGCATGGTTAAACGAAAACTACGGTCACACAAAATCTGAAGTGAAACCACAGGTGGATATTTATACTTTGGAAGAAGGTAAAGAAGTAATCATTCTTGCAGAAGGTAGATTGGTGAATCTTGGTTGCGCAACAGGTCACCCAAGTTTTGTAATGTCTAATTCTTTCTCTAACCAAACTTTGGCTCAGATCGAACTTTGGACAAACTCTGAAGCTTACGGAAACGAAGTATATATGCTTCCTAAGCATTTGGATGAGAAAGTTGCAGAATTACACCTTAAAAAATTAAGCGTAGAATTAGAAACTCTTACACCAGAACAAGCAAATTATATTGGTGTTGATGTAAAAGGACCTTATAAGCCTGAATATTACAGATACTAA
- a CDS encoding HugZ family pyridoxamine 5'-phosphate oxidase, with the protein MNHTQTKEEAQRQAKPIVPKVKELIGRSKSIILATVDADGIPNSSYAPFVEVDQQFFILVSFMAKHTRNLSEGKKASIMFIEDESATKQIYARERLTIEATTTQIARDSEKWNEVINLLKDTHGKVVEVIAEMKDFILISLNPVKGTYVNGFGSAYFVDEKLEIMQHRNETDHQSK; encoded by the coding sequence ATGAATCACACGCAGACGAAGGAGGAAGCACAGCGGCAGGCAAAACCCATTGTACCCAAAGTAAAAGAATTGATCGGCAGATCCAAAAGCATTATTCTTGCGACAGTAGATGCTGATGGTATTCCCAATTCCAGTTATGCGCCTTTTGTGGAAGTCGATCAACAGTTTTTTATTCTGGTGTCTTTTATGGCGAAACATACCAGGAATCTGTCTGAAGGAAAAAAAGCGTCAATAATGTTTATCGAAGACGAATCTGCTACAAAACAAATATATGCTCGCGAACGCCTGACAATTGAAGCTACAACTACCCAAATCGCAAGAGATTCTGAAAAATGGAACGAGGTCATAAATCTCTTAAAAGATACGCACGGCAAAGTGGTTGAGGTAATTGCTGAAATGAAAGACTTTATCTTAATTTCTTTAAATCCTGTGAAAGGTACTTATGTAAATGGTTTTGGAAGTGCTTATTTTGTAGATGAAAAGCTGGAAATTATGCAGCACAGAAACGAAACAGATCATCAGTCTAAATAG
- a CDS encoding 4'-phosphopantetheinyl transferase family protein: MPLYRDFSDNNATILVWKYEEGEELNPDELLEPENADKVKDYHPKKLLEVLMVRKLLKSLKPNSKILYKEREPYLSPKDAEISITHSFPFAAIAISKNKIGIDIEKFNPKILRVIDKFTYENERDFIPFDNEVTFYTIIWSVKESMYKIHHSKHWSLKKHYEVKPFELKHLFDISCRVHDDKISDELKASVKFFDDYCFTIVEE; encoded by the coding sequence ATGCCTCTTTACCGTGATTTTTCTGATAACAACGCAACAATTCTTGTATGGAAATATGAGGAAGGTGAAGAGCTGAACCCCGATGAACTTCTGGAGCCTGAAAATGCCGATAAAGTAAAAGATTACCACCCGAAAAAACTACTGGAGGTCCTGATGGTACGTAAGCTTCTAAAAAGTTTAAAACCAAATTCTAAAATTCTTTATAAAGAAAGAGAGCCATACCTTTCCCCAAAAGATGCGGAGATTTCGATCACGCACTCTTTTCCATTTGCTGCTATTGCAATTTCTAAAAATAAAATAGGTATTGATATTGAAAAATTTAATCCTAAAATTTTAAGAGTAATTGATAAGTTCACATACGAAAACGAAAGAGATTTTATTCCGTTTGACAATGAGGTTACTTTTTATACCATTATCTGGAGCGTGAAGGAAAGCATGTATAAAATACATCACTCAAAACACTGGTCACTGAAAAAACACTATGAAGTAAAGCCTTTTGAGCTTAAACATCTTTTTGATATCAGCTGCAGAGTGCACGATGATAAAATTTCGGATGAGTTGAAAGCAAGTGTAAAGTTTTTTGATGATTACTGTTTTACGATTGTGGAAGAGTAG
- a CDS encoding FUSC family protein, which produces MNYSAELKKIVTSQYVYSSIRITLATVIPCLVLSYFGLLKEYFLFPLGTSFVALTDQPGPFIRRRNSLTFAIFCFIVVSTIASLVKGIIPLVLLEIFVFGMFFSLIGVYGQRLAAVGSLALVVLAIFIDGHLTGANILKSLLIFAAGCVWFLLIFLVVTTIQPYKLASQMIGENYLQLAEFLKIKANFYQKNPDFDRLQTQVIAKQIEIKNLQEETRETVFKTRTIVNESTTISRLLMLTFLNSLDLHEKLMTSESDYKKLQQSFEDSTILVNIHDYLNLLSDEIANIGISLQSSTRAKPIFNLEARSQDLNVHYFELRNKQMTPENLEDFMILRQIMMRINEITKEISEIYKVFAQNVKLAKSLSTGLDLKKFLPNEEKINFKVLRSNISLSSSHFRHAIRITVALFLGYLVSLLPFLVIGHTYWILITVVAILKPAYSITKQRNFLRFCGTVVGAVIAYAILYFVNINAVLFAILLLSMILCFSLLKGRYFWAVLFMTMYVFMSFNFLNPGNVNVIFKDRIVDTIIAGIIAFVVSYIVLPVWEHTQNLELMKKSAECNLIYFHSVMAKFLNEDFDIEDYKVKRKNAIISLANLSDNFQRMISDPKNQQKKLEVVHQFVATSHLITAYTASLSQYSKNNKKYPEIDSESWTKKIEAEMNQVSVLLNGEKITETLKMDSRLEPEDSSIENLLLQRKTELLENEAFDRRDPNKISHLTELKNIHDVLELIYDVAKEQRKVIQTYRAETTTLPQS; this is translated from the coding sequence ATGAACTATTCTGCGGAGCTAAAAAAGATCGTAACCAGCCAATATGTATATTCTTCCATAAGAATTACCTTAGCTACGGTTATCCCTTGTTTAGTACTCTCCTATTTTGGCCTGCTCAAAGAATATTTCCTCTTTCCCCTCGGAACCAGTTTTGTTGCATTAACAGACCAACCGGGACCATTCATCCGAAGAAGAAATTCGTTAACATTTGCCATTTTCTGTTTTATCGTCGTCTCTACTATTGCAAGTTTGGTCAAAGGAATAATTCCATTAGTTCTTTTGGAGATTTTCGTTTTCGGAATGTTCTTTTCATTGATCGGCGTATACGGACAGCGACTTGCTGCTGTCGGATCATTAGCTTTGGTCGTTCTCGCAATTTTTATTGATGGCCATTTAACGGGAGCCAATATTTTAAAGAGTCTGTTGATTTTTGCAGCCGGATGTGTTTGGTTCTTATTGATTTTTTTAGTTGTTACGACCATTCAGCCTTATAAACTTGCAAGCCAGATGATTGGCGAAAACTATCTTCAACTCGCAGAGTTTCTAAAAATTAAAGCCAACTTTTATCAGAAAAATCCGGATTTTGACCGATTACAAACTCAGGTAATTGCCAAACAGATCGAGATTAAAAATCTTCAGGAAGAAACTCGCGAAACTGTCTTTAAAACCCGTACCATCGTCAACGAATCGACGACGATCAGTCGGCTTCTCATGCTTACATTTTTGAACTCGTTGGATCTACACGAAAAACTGATGACCTCAGAAAGCGATTACAAAAAACTGCAACAGAGTTTTGAAGATTCTACTATTTTAGTAAATATTCATGATTACCTGAATTTACTTTCAGACGAAATTGCCAATATCGGGATATCGCTTCAGAGCAGTACACGCGCAAAACCTATTTTCAATCTGGAAGCCCGTTCACAGGATCTTAATGTTCACTATTTTGAACTCAGAAATAAGCAAATGACTCCCGAAAATCTGGAAGATTTCATGATTTTGAGACAGATCATGATGCGTATCAATGAGATAACGAAAGAAATCAGCGAAATTTACAAAGTGTTTGCACAAAACGTAAAACTGGCAAAAAGCCTTTCCACAGGTCTTGATCTGAAAAAGTTTTTGCCCAATGAAGAAAAAATAAATTTTAAAGTTTTGAGAAGTAATATTTCTCTTTCTTCCTCTCATTTTCGTCATGCGATCAGAATTACCGTTGCTTTATTTCTGGGGTATCTGGTTTCTCTACTGCCGTTTTTAGTAATCGGTCATACGTACTGGATTTTAATTACCGTTGTTGCGATTTTAAAGCCGGCCTATTCTATTACCAAACAGCGTAATTTTCTGCGTTTCTGTGGTACCGTTGTGGGTGCCGTGATTGCCTATGCGATTTTATATTTTGTAAATATTAATGCTGTACTTTTTGCGATTTTGTTACTCAGCATGATTTTGTGTTTCAGTTTGCTTAAAGGAAGATACTTTTGGGCGGTTCTATTCATGACGATGTATGTTTTTATGAGTTTTAATTTCCTGAATCCCGGAAATGTGAATGTTATTTTTAAAGACAGAATTGTTGACACCATCATTGCCGGTATTATTGCTTTCGTCGTTTCTTACATCGTACTTCCTGTTTGGGAACATACGCAGAATTTAGAATTAATGAAAAAATCTGCCGAATGCAATCTTATTTATTTTCACAGTGTGATGGCAAAATTTCTGAATGAAGATTTTGATATTGAAGATTATAAAGTAAAACGGAAAAACGCCATTATTTCATTGGCAAACCTTTCAGATAATTTCCAGAGAATGATTTCTGATCCTAAAAATCAGCAGAAAAAACTGGAAGTGGTGCATCAGTTTGTCGCGACGTCACATTTGATCACAGCTTATACTGCTTCACTTTCTCAATATTCTAAAAACAATAAAAAATATCCGGAAATAGATTCTGAAAGCTGGACAAAAAAAATAGAAGCCGAGATGAATCAGGTTTCAGTATTGCTGAACGGCGAAAAAATTACAGAAACTCTGAAAATGGACAGTCGTCTGGAGCCGGAAGATTCTTCTATAGAAAATTTATTGCTTCAAAGAAAAACAGAATTATTGGAAAATGAAGCATTTGACCGTAGAGATCCGAACAAAATCTCTCATTTAACTGAACTTAAAAATATTCACGATGTTTTAGAATTAATTTACGATGTTGCAAAAGAACAGCGGAAAGTAATTCAGACATACCGAGCAGAAACCACTACTCTTCCACAATCGTAA
- the porV gene encoding type IX secretion system outer membrane channel protein PorV, with protein sequence MNLTTKLLLGIGLSAGFLGYAQDLSQVRPVLTGAPFLRIAPDARSGGMGDQGVVTSPDAFSQFWNAAKYPFSRTSSSVGINYTPYMGKLTNDVFLLYGAFHKFLGSEERSTISASIYYFNMGEVDLTSLVGNEVTSNGTSKPNEFSIDIAYGLKLSDSYSMAVTGRFIRSDLAGGFNTDTTLKPANSFAVDVSGYYTSPKFSSFGGYDGKLNAGFAVTNLGPKLDYTGDEESRSYLPTMARLGIGYDMYLDDVNRVGLSVEGSKILVPGSEFVGNDPNTRQPIYAVPNVGVMSGIGKSFKNPESIMYSGALEYSYDNAFAVRGGYFHESDVQGARQFATAGIGLKYRSFGLDISYLINMSKINTALDNTLRFGLTWNIGDETSNVDY encoded by the coding sequence ATGAATTTAACTACTAAACTGCTTTTGGGGATTGGTTTAAGTGCTGGGTTTTTAGGCTATGCACAGGATTTGAGTCAGGTGAGACCTGTATTAACCGGAGCTCCATTCCTGAGAATTGCGCCAGATGCACGATCAGGTGGTATGGGAGATCAAGGGGTTGTTACTTCCCCGGATGCTTTCTCTCAATTTTGGAATGCAGCCAAATATCCTTTTAGCAGAACAAGTTCTTCTGTGGGTATCAACTATACTCCATACATGGGAAAACTTACTAATGATGTATTTTTACTCTATGGAGCTTTCCATAAATTTTTAGGTTCGGAAGAGAGATCTACAATTTCTGCAAGTATCTATTACTTTAATATGGGTGAGGTAGATCTTACTTCTCTTGTAGGAAACGAAGTTACTTCAAACGGTACTTCAAAGCCAAACGAATTTTCTATTGATATCGCATACGGACTGAAACTTTCAGATTCATATTCAATGGCGGTTACAGGTAGATTCATTCGTTCAGATTTGGCCGGAGGTTTCAACACAGATACTACACTGAAGCCTGCAAATTCTTTTGCGGTAGACGTTTCGGGATACTACACTTCTCCTAAATTTTCAAGCTTTGGAGGTTATGATGGTAAATTGAACGCTGGTTTTGCAGTTACCAATCTTGGTCCGAAATTAGACTATACCGGTGATGAAGAATCAAGATCTTATCTACCTACAATGGCGAGATTAGGTATTGGTTACGATATGTATCTTGATGATGTAAACAGAGTGGGACTAAGTGTTGAAGGTTCTAAAATTTTAGTACCAGGTTCAGAATTTGTAGGAAACGATCCTAATACAAGACAGCCGATCTACGCTGTACCAAACGTTGGAGTAATGTCCGGAATCGGAAAATCTTTCAAAAATCCTGAATCAATCATGTACAGTGGTGCTTTAGAATATTCTTATGACAATGCATTTGCTGTAAGAGGAGGTTATTTCCACGAAAGTGATGTACAGGGAGCGAGACAATTTGCGACTGCAGGTATTGGTTTAAAATACCGTTCTTTCGGATTAGATATTTCTTACCTTATCAATATGTCTAAAATTAATACCGCTTTGGATAACACACTTCGTTTCGGTCTTACATGGAACATTGGTGACGAAACTTCAAACGTAGATTACTAA